Proteins encoded within one genomic window of Paraglaciecola psychrophila 170:
- the pseI gene encoding pseudaminic acid synthase yields MNEIKLGKRSIGADFPPFVIAELSGNHSQQLDVAMLMVEAAAKAGAHAIKLQTFTADSMTLDVNNEHFVIHEEDSLWRGESLHALYQKAATPYAWHQPLFDKAKSLGMLAFSSPFDEQAVDFLDDLNVPCFKIASFELTDLPLIRKAASKKKPLILSTGMASLTEIEQAVNVARQAGCEDIILLKCTSTYPAQPTQSNILTIPHLRDAFGCQMGLSDHTAGIGVSVAAVALGATVIEKHFVLDRQAGGVDAAFSLQPDELASLVIETKRAHQALGQVKYGGTQAEEKSKQYRRSIYVSENVLQGQALSSTNLRIVRPAFGLAPKHWDNVLGKVAKHALVKGTPLDWSMFEC; encoded by the coding sequence AATGAGATAAAACTGGGTAAGCGCAGTATAGGCGCAGATTTCCCGCCCTTCGTTATAGCTGAACTGAGCGGTAATCACAGTCAGCAACTTGATGTTGCCATGTTGATGGTGGAAGCGGCCGCAAAAGCCGGTGCACATGCCATAAAATTACAAACCTTTACGGCTGATAGTATGACACTAGACGTGAATAACGAACACTTCGTTATTCACGAAGAAGACAGCTTGTGGCGAGGCGAGTCGTTACACGCGTTGTATCAAAAAGCGGCTACGCCATACGCGTGGCATCAACCCTTGTTCGATAAAGCTAAGTCTCTAGGTATGCTGGCATTTAGCTCGCCATTTGATGAACAGGCTGTTGACTTCTTAGATGATCTGAACGTTCCCTGTTTTAAAATTGCCTCATTTGAGCTAACCGACTTACCACTGATTCGTAAAGCCGCTAGTAAGAAAAAACCATTAATACTATCTACCGGCATGGCCAGTTTAACGGAGATTGAACAAGCCGTTAATGTGGCTAGGCAGGCAGGTTGTGAGGATATCATTTTATTAAAATGTACCAGCACGTATCCAGCACAACCGACTCAGTCTAATATTTTGACTATCCCACATTTACGCGATGCCTTTGGCTGCCAAATGGGCCTTTCTGATCATACCGCAGGTATTGGCGTGTCTGTTGCGGCAGTTGCACTCGGTGCCACTGTTATTGAAAAACATTTTGTTTTAGACCGACAAGCGGGGGGCGTGGATGCGGCTTTTTCGTTACAGCCTGATGAATTAGCCTCTTTAGTGATTGAGACCAAAAGAGCCCATCAAGCGTTAGGACAAGTCAAGTATGGTGGCACCCAAGCAGAAGAAAAGTCGAAACAGTATCGTCGTTCAATCTATGTGAGTGAAAATGTTCTGCAAGGACAAGCCTTAAGTTCAACCAATCTAAGAATAGTGCGCCCAGCTTTTGGATTGGCACCTAAACACTGGGACAATGTATTAGGTAAAGTTGCTAAACATGCTTTGGTTAAAGGCACGCCATTAGATTGGTCGATGTTTGAGTGCTAG